Part of the Desulfohalovibrio reitneri genome is shown below.
TCTGCATGTCAGGTCAGGTCCTCTTCGTTGAAGTTGATGCGGAGGGTGGAGATGCCCGGCGGCGGTTCGGGCAGGGTCTCGATCTCGTGCACCGCCTTGAGCACGGATGAGTCGAAGTCGTCGCGGCCCGAAGGGGAAATGAGGCGGGCGTCTGTGATGGCGCCGCTTGGGGCGAGGTCTATCTCCACCGTGGCCGAGAGGTTGCGGTCGCGCCGCACCGAGGGGAAGCGCCAGTTTTCGCGGATGATGTTTTTGACCACCACGGCGTAGATCTGGGCCTGTCCGGCGGCCTGCCGTTGTCGCTGCGCCTCGGCGCGCTCCTGCTCCACCTGCTGGCGGAGCTGGGAAAGTTCCTGTTGCAGTTCCCGGCGCTGCTGCTCCTCGCGGCGCTTGGCTTCCTGCTCGGCCTGTTTTCTTCTTTCCTCGGCCTTGCGCTTGGCTTCCTCCAATGCCTCGGCCATGGTTTTCTCCGGCGACTCCGCCGGTTTGGGCTTCGGCTTGGGCTTCACCCGTCGTTCGGTCTTCTTGGGGCTGATGGCTTTGGGCTTGGGTTTGGGAGGCGGCGCGGGTTCCGGTTTAGGCTCGGGCTTTGGCTCGGGCTTGGGGTCGGGTTTCGGTTCCGGCTTGGGTTTGGGCGGCTCCGGTTTGGGTTCGGGCTTGGGAGGTTCCGGCTCGGCCAACTCCACCAGTTCCACCTGGTAGACCGGCTGATCCAGCCGCACCACCTTGGGGGCGTGCCGGGCCCACAGCAAGCCGCTGAGC
Proteins encoded:
- a CDS encoding energy transducer TonB translates to MRSRTALLLSVALHVVLLLSGLLWARHAPKVVRLDQPVYQVELVELAEPEPPKPEPKPEPPKPKPEPKPDPKPEPKPEPKPEPAPPPKPKPKAISPKKTERRVKPKPKPKPAESPEKTMAEALEEAKRKAEERRKQAEQEAKRREEQQRRELQQELSQLRQQVEQERAEAQRQRQAAGQAQIYAVVVKNIIRENWRFPSVRRDRNLSATVEIDLAPSGAITDARLISPSGRDDFDSSVLKAVHEIETLPEPPPGISTLRINFNEEDLT